The Candidatus Effluviviaceae Genus V sp. genome includes a region encoding these proteins:
- a CDS encoding Na+/H+ antiporter subunit G — protein MSSQSIAAVILISVGVFFDLVGALGLLRLPDVYNRLQAATKCVTLGT, from the coding sequence ATGAGTAGCCAGAGCATCGCGGCGGTCATTCTCATATCCGTCGGCGTGTTCTTCGACCTCGTCGGCGCGCTCGGGCTTCTCAGGCTCCCGGATGTCTACAACAGGCTCCAGGCGGCGACCAAGTGCGTGACGCTGGGAAC